The Ictalurus furcatus strain D&B chromosome 5, Billie_1.0, whole genome shotgun sequence genome includes a region encoding these proteins:
- the nkx2.7 gene encoding NK2 transcription factor related 7 — protein sequence MLASPVTSTPFSVKDILKLEQQHVFNQQGFSSPEPDAAPLQSLQFQCMHSALSRSLELLYSPDKPAFSPGEQMKCALSAEDFGSCGSPTEEERDHQSSNSGACELEESSCADGKPEEAPGDMQKPRSRRKPRVLFSQTQVFELERRFKQQRYLSAPEREQLAAVLKLTSTQVKIWFQNRRYKCKRQRQDKSLELAGHPLPPRRVAVPVLVRDGKPCLGGSHGAPYNVAVGSYPYNNYYNSYGNNPYACNFTGMPSFTNSTQIPNHIVDMNLSMGSADGALGQQGPFQTTLTGIRAW from the exons ATGCTCGCCAGCCCGGTAACCTCGACGCCTTTCTCGGTTAAGGATATCTTAAAACTGGAACAGCAGCATGTGTTTAACCAGCAAGGCTTTTCCAGCCCTGAGCCGGACGCGGCTCCGCTGCAGTCTTTGCAGTTTCAGTGCATGCACAGTGCTCTCAGCCGGAGCCTGGAGCTGCTCTACAGCCCGGACAAACCCGCCTTCAGCCCGGGGGAGCAGATGAAATGCGCCCTCAGCGCTGAGGACTTCGGCTCCTGCGGCTCTCCGACAGAAGAGGAGAGGGATCATCAAAGCTCTAactcag GTGCATGCGAATTAGAGGAGTCGAGCTGCGCAGATGGGAAACCGGAAGAGGCGCCGGGAGACATGCAGAAGCCGCGCTCTCGCCGGAAACCGCGCGTGCTCTTCTCCCAGACTCAAGTGTTCGAGCTGGAGCGGCGTTTCAAGCAGCAACGCTACCTGTCCGCGCCGGAGAGAGAGCAGCTCGCCGCCGTGCTCAAGCTCACCTCCACACAGGTCAAGATCTGGTTTCAGAACAGGAGGTACAAGTGCAAGCGGCAGCGGCAGGATAAGAGCTTGGAGCTGGCCGGTCACCCGTTGCCTCCGCGCAGAGTAGCCGTCCCGGTGCTCGTGCGAGACGGAAAGCCGTGTCTCGGCGGAAGCCACGGAGCGCCCTATAACGTCGCAGTGGGTTCGTATCCGTACAACAACTACTATAACAGTTATGGAAATAACCCTTACGCCTGTAACTTTACCGGAATGCCATCGTTCACCAACAGCACGCAAATCCCTAATCACATAGTAGATATGAATCTCAGCATGGGGAGTGCTGATGGAGCTCTTGGCCAGCAAGGACCGTTTCAGACCACGTTAACCGGAATCAGAGCTTGGTGA